One window from the genome of Candidatus Chlorohelix allophototropha encodes:
- a CDS encoding UxaA family hydrolase — translation MDSVRMNSNNINLAINSTPKRGEPVNLREVAVLLHPGDDVAIARMTLLSGALLRLPDDAQDAGKLVEVVQLIQPGHKVALRDIAVGSPVRRYGSVIGFTTQAVQTGQHVHTHNLSVGALNQNYEFGVDYSQVEYVAPELRRTFMGYKRPNGKAATRNYIAIIGTVNCSASAIRLIQNRFGEATLRDFPNVDGVIGLTHKSGCGMRLGSDAVEQLQRTLAGMAVNANVGAYVLVGLGCEINQVRDMIESMGLSGENGNYSSWKKPLFYTIQENHGISGVVAEVSRIVGDLLPEVNAVKREPIPVSEITLALQCGGSDGWSGITANPALGFCVDELVRQGGTAILSETPEIYGAEHMLIRRAKSREVGEALLERFKWWEHYTSINGMEMDNNPTPGNKLGGLTTIYEKSLGAIAKGGSTPLNAVYKYAHPVTERGLVIMDTPGYDPVSATGQVAGGANMIAFTTGRGSVFGFKPAPSIKVSTNSTLYENMPGDIDVDAGVVLDGISTQEVGRRIFEEVIAVASGKQSKSEAQGIGEEEFCPWILGATL, via the coding sequence ATGGATTCAGTGCGTATGAACTCGAATAATATAAATCTGGCGATAAATTCTACTCCCAAGCGGGGAGAACCTGTAAACTTGCGCGAGGTAGCGGTGCTATTACATCCCGGCGATGATGTAGCAATCGCTCGCATGACTCTGCTGTCAGGGGCGCTACTGCGCTTACCCGATGATGCGCAAGATGCCGGAAAATTGGTGGAAGTAGTGCAATTAATTCAGCCGGGGCATAAGGTGGCGCTGCGGGATATTGCAGTAGGAAGTCCGGTGCGCCGTTACGGTTCGGTGATCGGCTTTACCACGCAAGCGGTTCAAACTGGGCAGCATGTTCATACCCATAACCTGAGCGTAGGCGCGTTGAACCAGAATTATGAATTTGGAGTAGATTATAGCCAAGTAGAATATGTAGCGCCCGAATTGCGCCGCACCTTCATGGGCTACAAACGTCCCAATGGGAAAGCTGCTACCCGCAATTATATTGCCATTATCGGTACGGTCAATTGTTCAGCCAGCGCCATTCGCCTGATTCAAAATCGTTTTGGAGAAGCAACCTTGCGTGATTTTCCAAATGTGGATGGGGTAATCGGGCTAACTCACAAGAGCGGTTGCGGAATGCGCCTTGGTAGCGATGCGGTTGAACAACTCCAGCGTACTCTGGCGGGTATGGCGGTTAATGCCAATGTGGGCGCATACGTATTGGTTGGTTTGGGCTGCGAAATCAATCAGGTGCGTGACATGATTGAGAGCATGGGTTTGTCGGGCGAAAACGGCAATTACTCAAGCTGGAAAAAGCCGCTTTTCTACACTATTCAGGAGAATCACGGCATCTCTGGGGTAGTGGCTGAGGTTTCACGCATCGTGGGTGATTTATTACCGGAAGTAAACGCTGTCAAGCGTGAGCCGATTCCTGTCTCCGAAATAACGTTGGCGCTACAGTGCGGTGGGAGCGATGGCTGGAGTGGCATCACTGCTAATCCGGCACTTGGCTTTTGCGTGGATGAACTGGTAAGGCAGGGTGGCACGGCGATTCTCAGTGAGACTCCTGAAATTTACGGGGCAGAACATATGCTAATCCGGCGCGCCAAAAGCCGAGAGGTCGGCGAGGCGTTGCTGGAACGCTTCAAGTGGTGGGAACATTACACCTCGATTAATGGAATGGAAATGGATAATAACCCTACGCCCGGTAACAAACTGGGCGGTCTTACTACGATTTATGAAAAATCGTTGGGCGCAATAGCGAAGGGTGGCTCTACCCCACTGAACGCAGTTTATAAATACGCCCATCCTGTCACCGAGCGTGGTCTGGTGATAATGGATACGCCCGGCTATGACCCGGTTTCAGCTACGGGGCAGGTAGCGGGTGGCGCAAACATGATTGCTTTTACCACCGGACGCGGTTCTGTATTTGGCTTCAAGCCCGCGCCTTCCATCAAAGTTTCCACCAATTCAACCCTTTATGAAAATATGCCGGGCGATATTGATGTAGATGCGGGCGTGGTGCTTGATGGGATTAGCACTCAGGAAGTGGGTAGGCGCATTTTTGAAGAGGTCATTGCGGTTGCCAGTGGTAAGCAAAGTAAGAGTGAGGCGCAGGGAATCGGTGAGGAAGAATTTTGTCCCTGGATTCTTGGCGCTACGCTGTAA